One Elusimicrobiales bacterium DNA window includes the following coding sequences:
- the cpaB gene encoding Flp pilus assembly protein CpaB: protein MTDKGRARLNIKELVMEKKGMLIPLILAIGAAMIYWMVLTSKENALRQSYTMKKVIVANADLPPRTVLKEDLIAVEDVPAQYMQADSYEVVSFADVKKLVNLVTAVRIPKGNQITQYALMELSPESGLSVKIPPGFRGSILSADNDILKLVKPGDRVDVLVTFDAVMADGRKEKVTATILQNVLVLGVGSNLGQGMDAKLAASKEKKEETEAAFAERGSVSIALNPIEVQYLALAQEVGKIAIVVRGLGDTEMHAMEMASFKKLFTPK from the coding sequence TTGACTGATAAGGGGCGCGCGCGCCTCAACATCAAGGAGCTGGTGATGGAAAAGAAAGGGATGCTGATTCCTCTTATTCTGGCGATTGGCGCCGCGATGATATACTGGATGGTGCTTACCAGCAAGGAAAACGCGCTGCGCCAGTCTTATACCATGAAGAAAGTGATAGTGGCCAACGCGGATTTGCCACCGCGCACCGTCCTCAAGGAAGATTTGATAGCGGTGGAAGACGTCCCGGCCCAGTACATGCAGGCGGACTCGTATGAGGTGGTCTCTTTCGCGGACGTAAAAAAGCTGGTCAACCTCGTTACCGCCGTGCGCATCCCCAAGGGCAACCAGATAACCCAGTACGCGCTGATGGAGCTCAGCCCCGAATCCGGACTGAGCGTGAAAATACCGCCCGGATTCCGCGGCTCCATACTTTCGGCGGACAATGACATTCTCAAACTTGTCAAACCCGGCGACAGGGTGGATGTGCTGGTTACCTTTGACGCCGTGATGGCAGACGGGCGCAAGGAAAAGGTTACCGCCACCATACTTCAGAATGTGCTGGTGCTGGGGGTGGGCAGCAACCTGGGCCAGGGGATGGATGCCAAGCTGGCCGCTTCAAAAGAGAAGAAAGAGGAGACAGAGGCCGCTTTCGCCGAGCGCGGCTCCGTCAGCATTGCCCTTAACCCGATAGAGGTGCAGTATCTGGCGCTGGCGCAGGAAGTGGGCAAAATCGCCATAGTCGTGCGCGGTCTGGGCGACACCGAAATGCACGCCATGGAAATGGCCAGCTTCAAGAAGCTCTTTACGCCCAAGTAA
- a CDS encoding TadE family protein, with protein sequence MPVAAFNCSLGAPITGALARARRRGQTVVELLLILPIFVLMMFFIMEIGNIAFQTILVHHCAYELARIGSLVAGPNQGSSRVASSNISLARGKMYAALKQMFPAGGTQLGVKTEATGVDPQVTVGAHLNEDIVVSLTYNAKLVFPGPNVILASSGMRGRKRITATVRMPIEKPVFD encoded by the coding sequence ATGCCCGTCGCCGCATTCAATTGCAGTCTCGGCGCGCCTATTACCGGCGCGCTGGCGCGCGCGCGGCGGCGCGGGCAGACGGTGGTGGAACTGCTGCTTATACTGCCGATTTTCGTGCTGATGATGTTTTTCATCATGGAGATAGGCAATATAGCGTTCCAGACCATACTGGTGCATCACTGCGCCTACGAGCTTGCCAGGATAGGCTCGCTGGTGGCGGGGCCGAATCAGGGCTCGTCGCGCGTGGCCTCTTCCAACATAAGCCTGGCGCGCGGCAAAATGTACGCTGCGCTCAAGCAGATGTTCCCCGCCGGCGGAACGCAGTTGGGCGTCAAGACGGAGGCCACCGGAGTGGACCCGCAGGTTACGGTGGGCGCGCATCTTAACGAGGATATAGTGGTTTCGCTGACATATAACGCGAAGCTTGTTTTTCCGGGGCCGAACGTGATTCTGGCCTCTTCGGGCATGAGGGGGCGCAAAAGGATAACCGCGACGGTGCGCATGCCCATAGAAAAACCGGTGTTTGACTGA
- a CDS encoding UPF0164 family protein: MAKPVILKIAAAAAAVALACQAVMAGGGAGSGAGAFMKLPIGSARGTALGHSYTALAEGADGLSWNPAALATVSQRELAFSHISWFQDYGGNYAAYAQPMGSWVVGVNFAYLSIDNFDVRDIYGMGGNTETVSVNNTFGSVALSRAFFKEKFMLGGALKRVSEGNDGSNYSSMCFDLGAKARLFDRLLLGMSLQNLGATGDVVQMMRTGAAWVINDYITVSGEIETPSDSRTRKGFGAEITLPESLIQVGKFSLRAGYFDNDDTGENYDDGMLKTLGLNRISDISLGAGFYSNELAGYGIGMDFAVAPYGALGKATQISVKIAF, from the coding sequence ATGGCAAAACCGGTGATTTTAAAAATTGCGGCTGCCGCGGCGGCGGTGGCGCTGGCCTGCCAGGCCGTTATGGCCGGGGGCGGCGCGGGCAGCGGCGCGGGCGCGTTTATGAAGCTGCCCATAGGCAGCGCGCGCGGCACCGCGCTGGGCCATTCCTATACCGCGCTGGCGGAAGGGGCGGACGGGCTGTCCTGGAATCCCGCCGCGCTGGCCACCGTTTCGCAGCGGGAACTGGCGTTTTCGCACATAAGCTGGTTCCAGGATTACGGCGGCAATTACGCGGCTTATGCGCAGCCGATGGGCTCGTGGGTTGTGGGCGTCAATTTCGCGTATCTGAGCATAGACAATTTCGACGTGCGCGACATCTACGGCATGGGCGGCAATACCGAAACCGTGTCGGTCAACAACACGTTCGGTTCGGTCGCGCTGTCGCGCGCGTTTTTCAAGGAAAAATTCATGCTGGGAGGAGCGCTAAAGCGCGTCTCCGAGGGCAATGACGGCAGCAACTATTCCAGCATGTGCTTTGACCTCGGCGCCAAGGCCAGGCTTTTTGACAGGCTGCTGCTGGGCATGTCGCTTCAGAATCTGGGCGCCACCGGAGATGTGGTGCAGATGATGCGCACCGGCGCGGCTTGGGTGATAAACGATTACATCACCGTCTCCGGAGAGATAGAGACGCCCTCCGACAGCAGAACCCGCAAAGGCTTCGGCGCCGAGATAACCCTGCCGGAAAGCCTTATCCAGGTGGGCAAATTCTCTTTACGCGCCGGCTATTTTGACAACGACGACACCGGCGAAAATTACGATGACGGGATGCTCAAGACACTGGGGCTCAACCGCATATCGGACATTTCGCTGGGGGCGGGATTTTACTCCAATGAACTGGCGGGCTACGGCATCGGGATGGATTTCGCGGTCGCGCCCTATGGCGCTCTGGGCAAGGCCACCCAGATTTCGGTGAAGATCGCTTTTTGA